DNA from Halogeometricum sp. S1BR25-6:
AGTCGGTCGAGTCGGCGGGCGACGAGCGGTTCCTCGTCGCGCCGCCGGAGTGCCGCGAGTGCGGCTTCTCGGCGTTCGACGACCCGGTGAACTACCCCTCGCGGTGCCCGGACTGCCGCTCGGAGCGCATCGAGGAGGCCGTGTTCAAAATCGAGTGACGAGTCAGAAGTCGGCTACCTCGCGGTTGTGGTAGTCGAGAAACCGCGCGTCGAGGGCGTGGTCCCCGCGGACGAACAGCGTCTCACCGTCGACGGCGGCGTCGTAGGCGTGCGCGATGCGGTAGGATTCGGGGTCGACGGCGACGGTGCCGTAGTCGAAGTCGGCGTGGTGGTTCGGACAGAGGACGAGGAGGTTCGACTCGGCGTCGGGTCCGTCGTGCGGCCGGCCGAGCGGTCTGACGTGGTGAGCCTCGGCGTACCCGTCGTCCTCGCCGGCCCCCCGCCGTCGCGTCTCTCCGCACACTTGGCACGCGAAATCGTACCGGCGCTTCAACGCCGTCGCCAACGGCGTGTTCCGGACGATTCGGGTGCGGGTCGTCTCGACTCGTTCCGGCGCGTCGAGGTCCGACGCCGCCTCTTCGCGGTCGATTCCCTCTCGTTTCTCGCTGCGCCGTTGGAGGGTGAACTGGTAGACCGTCCGACCCCCGTATTCGACTTCGTCGCAGGCCAAGACGTCGACCTGTCCCTGGTACTCCCACGCCGACTCACCCTCCCCGCGGTGGAAGAAGAATATCGGAAGCGGCGACTCCGCGGCGTTCGCCAGGTAGCGGTTGCCGCCCGTGAGCGTCTGGTCTCCGTTCTGTCCCTCGCCGACGTACGTGAACTGACCGCCGGTCACGTCGTCCTCGTACGGTCCGGCATCGGTCGAGAACAGGCGCAGATACCGCTGACGTCTGTCGTCGTCGTCGTAGCAGATTTCGATGCCGCGCCCGGTCATCCGCCGGTCGAACGCCTCGCGCAGTTCGGCGGCTTCGTACGCGGCGCCGGGTTCGAGTTCGAGGTCCGCGAGTCTCACGTCGCTCCGGTCCCGCCGCGACCGCAAAAAGATTGGCCGTGCGAACTGTCTCCGTGCGCTACGCCTCGATACCGAGTTCGTCGAGCAGCGTCTCGGCCGCGGCGTGCGAGGAACCGGGACCGCGCGCGGTCACGAGGTCGCCGTCGACGGTGACGCTCGCGTCCTTATCGAGTTCGGCGTCCCAGACGCCGCCGGCGGCCTTCACCTCGTCTTCGACCCAGTAGGGGAGTTTCCGGCCGTCGGGCATCAGGTCGTTCTCGTCGACGATGCCCTCCTCCCACTCGTTGGGGAAGCCGGTGACCTCGCGGTCCTCGACGAGGAAGCCGCCGTCCGCCTCGCGCGTGAAGCCGAGCAGGCCGACGGCGTGGCAGACGACGAGCGCCTTCCCGTCGTCGCCGCCGACGGCGCTCAGGAGCGCCTGCCGGGCGTGGCGGTCCTGGTTGATGTCCCACGCGGTGCCGTGCCCGCCGGGGAACACGACGACGTCGTAGTCCGTCGCGTCCACCGTCGCTATCGGTTCGGGGTTCGCCAGTCGTTCGTCGTTCTCGTGGACCTCCAACACTGCCTCGGACGTCTCCTCGCCGACTTCGTCGGGGTCGACCGAGCGCTCGTCGACGACCGGTTTCTCGCCCGTCGGCGTCGCCACGGTGACGTCGACGCCGGCGTCCGAGAGCGTGGTCAACGGCTCGGTGCACTCTTCGCCCCAGTAGCCCGCCTCGCTGACGATGAACAGCGCTGTCGTATCTGACATGGTGTCTCCCCGTACGGACGCGCGAGGAAAAAGCGACCCGGCACCGGAACCCCCGTTCCCCTTCGCGCTACCGCTCGACGTTCGCCGGCCGTTCCAGCGCGCGTTCGTCGCGGGCGGTGAGAAAGCACGCAGAGCGGTGACCGTCCCCGTGGTCGGTGAACTCGGGTGTCGACTCCTCGCACGGGGTGACGAACGCCGACGCGAGCGCTTCCCCGGCTTCCGCCTCCGCTCCGTTCACCAGCAGGTCGAACGCGTCCCCGAGGCGTCGCTCGGCCGCGTCGTCCGACAGTCGGTCGGGGAGGCCGAAGTCGTCCCGAATCTCCCGTTCGACGGCCGCGTCCGGCGCCGTTTCGTCGCCCCCGTTGTCTCGGTCCGCGTCGACGGACTCGCGGACCGCCTCGACGTCGACGGCGCCGGCGACCACCTCGTCGCGGAAGTTCAGGAGCGAGCGCCAGTGGGACTGTTCGAGGTCGTACTCGTCGGACTGAATCACGCGGTGACAGCGCGTGTGGAACCGACACCCCGACGGCGGGTCGACGGGACTCGGCACCTTCCCCGTCAGGTCGATTCCCTTCCGTCGCTGTCTCGGGTCCGGCGTCGGAATCGCCGAGAGCAGCGCCTCGGTGTAGGGGTGCTGCGGGTTCGAGAACACCTCCTCGGTCTCCCCGATTTCGACGATTTTGCCGAGGTACATGACGGCGACCCGGTCGCAGACGTCTCTGACGACGGACATGTCGTGGCTGATGAACAGCATCGACAGCCCGTAGCGCTCCTGCAGGCGGTCGACGAGCGAGAGTATCTCCGCGCGGACGGAGACGTCGAGTGCGCTCACCGGTTCGTCGGCGATGACCAGTTCCGGGTTGAGCACGAGCGCTCGGGCGAGGCCGATGCGCTGTTTCTGCCCGCCGGAGAACTCGTGGGGGTAGCGGTCGTAGTCGCCCGCCGAGAGGCCGACGTCTTCGAGGAGGTTCTCGACTATTTCGCGGCGCCGCGCTCTGTCCGTCATCCCGTGGACCGCGAGCGACTCGGCGACGGAGCTTCCGACCGTCATCCGCGGGTCGAGGCTGGAGGAGGGGTCTTGGAAGATCATCTGCGCGTCCCGGCGGAACGCCTTCAGTTCCGCTTCGTCGAACTGCGTGACGTCCCGCGGACCCTCGCCGCGGCCGCCGTCGAACAGCACCTGTCCCCCCGTCGGCTCCTCCAACCGGACGATGGACGACGCCGCGGTCGACTTCCCGCACCCGGACTCGCCGACGAGGCCGAGCGTCTCCCCGCGCGCGATGTCGAAGCTGATGCCGTCGACGGCCCGCGCGGCGCCGACCTGCCGGGAGAGGATACCCTCGGTGATGGGGTAGTGCTTCTCCAGGTTCCGGACCGAGAGGAGCGGTCGGTCAGTCATCGGCGGTCCTCCCGGTCGCCGTCGGTTCGTCGTCGGTCGACCCGACGATGGCCGACTCGTCGAACCCCTCGCCGTAGTACACACAGGAGACGCGGTGACTCTCCGAGAGGACGTGTTCGGGCGGCTGCTCGCCGACGGTGCACTCCTCGACCGCGTGCGGACAGCGGGGGGCGAACCGACAGCCGTCGGGCGGGTCGACCGGGTTCGGAAGCGTCCCCTCGATGCCGCCGGCGGCTCGGCCCCCGCCGGGGAGACAGTCGATGAGCGCGCGCGTGTACGGGTGCGAGGGGGTCTCGAATATCTCGTAGACGTCGCCGCGCTCCATCACCTTCCCGGCGTACATGACGACGACCCGGTCGGCTATCTCCGCGACGACGCCGAGGTCGTGCGTGATGAACAGGATGCCCATGCCGTACTCCTGCTGGAGGTCGGCGACGAGGTCCAGAATCTGGCTCTGAACGGTCACGTCCAGCGCCGTCGTCGGTTCGTCGGCGACGAGCAGGTCCGGGTTCGTGGCCAGCGCCATCGCGATCATCACGCGCTGTTTCTGCCCGCCGGAGAACTCGTGCGGGTAGTCGTCGAACCGCGCCGCGGCGTTGGCGATGCCGACTCGCTCTAGGAGGTCGACCGCCCGCTCTCTGGCCGCCTTCTTCCCGACGTCCTCGTGGACCTGAATCGCCTCGACGATCTGCCAGCCCACCGTGTAGCAGTGGTTGAGCGCGTCCTGCGGGTTCTGAAACACGTGGCTGATGTCAGCCCCTCGGACGCGCCGCAGCGCCGATTCCGGCGCGCGCGCGAGGTCCACGTAGCCGCGGGTTATCTCGCCGTTCGTCCGCTCCTCGACGACGACGAACCGGTCGTCGTTGGGGGCGGGGTCGGCCTCGCCGCGACCGGTCGGGTCGGCGGCGTCGACCACCCGCTTCGGGAACCGCTCGGCGAACTCGCGGACGGTCTCTATCTCGCCGAACCGAATCGACCCCTCGACGGTTCCCGGCGGCGAGGGAATCAGCCGCGTCACCGACTCGCTGGCGACGGTCTTCCCGCTTCCCGACTCGCCGACGATGCAGACCGTCTCGCCCCGGCGGACGTCGAAGTCGACGCCGTCGACGGCGGTGAGGAGGCCGGCGTCGGTGTCGAACGTCGTCCGCAGGCCCTCGACCGAGAGCAGCGGTCTGTCCGTGCGCGCGTTCGCATTTGCGTTCGTGTTCGTGGCTGTATTCGGATTCATGTTCACGACTCCGCCTCCGCGCGCGCCTCGGGGTTCAGCGCGTCCAACAGCGCGTCGCCGAGGAAGTTGAACGCGAGGATGGTCAAAAAGAGGACGAGTCCCGGCGCCAGCGTGATCCACGGCGCGTACGAGAGGTGGTCCCGTCCGATGCTGATGAGTTGGCCCCACGACGCGACGCTCGTATCGCCCAGTCCGAGGAACGACAACTGCGCCTCCGCGAGGAGGAACGCCGGAATCAGCAGCGTCGCGTCGGTGATGATGCTGCTCGCGGTGTTCGGGACGAGGTGTCGTCGGATGGTGCGGTACGTTCCGGCGCCGCTGAGACGACTCGCCTTCATGTACTCCTCTTGGGTCTTCGCGAGCGCGTTACTCCGCACGTAGCGCGCGGTCCCCTCCCACGAGAACAGGCCAAACAGGATGACCATCGTGAACAGGTCGCCGCCCCACGTGTAGATGATGAGCAGGTAGAGCACGAGCGTCGGGAACGACTGCTGGACGTCGACGTAGCGCATCAGCACCTCGTCGACCATCCCGCCGGCGTACGCGCTGACAGTACCGACGCTCGCGCCGATGACGACGGCCATCAGCGTCGCGATGAGTCCGACTTTCATCGATACCTGCATCCCGTACACGATCATCGCGAAGATGTCGCGCCCGTCGGGGGTGGTTCCGAGCGGGTGCTGCCACGTCCCCTGACAGACGCCGCCGGCGGCCTCGCCGACGCACTCGATGACGTAGTTCCGCTGAATCTCCATGAACACGGGCGGCTGGAACTGCCGGAGCAGTTCCGACTCGGGCGGACTGATAAGGAGCGGTCCGAGGATGCCGCCGACGAAGACGGCGGCGAGGAAGGCGAGGCTGACGACCGCCGGGCGGTTCTTCTTGAACTCCGCCCAGTAGTAGCGCGTCATCCGCTTGTTCCGGTACAGGGGAAGGATGCCGTAGAACCCGACAAACAGCAGCGACAGCGCGAGCAGCCAATCGAGCCGCGTCACGTCGTAGCCCCAGCCGACGGCGGCGAACGTTGCCGTGCGGTCGGGGACGGCGACGTAGTCGTAGATAAATAGCGCGGCGAGTCCCGCGAGTATCGCGGCGAGGGCGACGAGGCTCTTCGTCACCTCCCGTCCGCTCTCGCTCGTTATCTCGTCCCAGTCGACCGTGTCGAACCGCGGTGAGTCTTGCGTGGCCATTATCTATCGTCGAAGCTGATTCGCGGGTCCAGTACGGTGTACACGAGGTCCTGCAGGAGGTTGCCGATGGTCGCGACGAACACGAAAAACAGCGACGTGCCGAGCACGACGCTCGTGTCCTGGGCGACGATGGCGCGGTAGAGGAGTCGCCCGAGACCGGGTATCGAAAACACCACCTCGACGAGTATCGACGACCCCGTGAACAGCGCCAGCAACTGCGCGACCATCGTCGTCGAGAGGGGGACCATCGTCGGTCTGAGGACGTGTCGCGCGTAGATGCGGAACGTCGAGACGCCCTTCGCGCGCGCCGTCTTCACGAAGTCGGCGTTCATGAACTCCGAGGACTCGTTGCGCGAGACGCGCATGATGCCTCCGATGGACCCTGTCACCAACACGAACACCGGTATCGCGAGCTGAATCGCGTTCTCGACGCTGAACACCGGCACGCCCGTGTTGTACGTGATGGGAATCCAGCCCAACTCCACCCCGAAGATGAGGAGGAGGATGATACCGAAGAAGAAGTTCGGTATCGCGTAGCCGAAGAAGGCGAACCCCGTCGCGAGGTGGTCCTTCCAGGAGTACTGGTTGGCCGACGAGTAGAGTCCGACCAGCGGTCCCAGCGTGACGACGAGCAGCGTCCACGGCACGGAGTACTGGACGGTGTAGTACAGCGCTTCGGTCACCGCCTCCGTCACCGGTTGTGCCCTAGAGTCGGACCACCCCCAGTTCAGCGTGTAGATGTTGGTCATGTAGCCGATGTACTGTTCGTGCAGCGGTCTGTCCAGTCCGCGGAGCTGTCGGACCCTATCCTGTGCCTCTGCGGGGTTGTCGCCCGCGAGCGCGGCCTGTTGGGCCGCCTGCTGTACTTCGGGGTTCGGCGCGGCGGTGAGCAGTCCCCACGTCACCGAGACGATGATGAACGTGACGACGAACGACCACGCGACCCGACGAGCGATGTACCATCCGAGTCCCATGTTGTTGTCTCTGTAAGTTGTCTGAAAGGGCGGTCGTCTGCGATGCGTCTACCGGGCGCGGAGCGAGTTTACTCGTTGCGGTACCACGTCGGGAAGTCCCACCCGCTGAAGAAGTTCTCCGCGGGGCCGACGATGCCGGCGGAGTAGCCGACGGTGTCGGCGGGGAACGCGAGCATCCCCATCGGCTGGTCCTCGGCGACGTTCTTGAATATCTCCGTGAAGATGGGCTGGAGTTCCTCCTCGCTGGCCGCGCTGTTCGCCCGCTGGAACAGTTCCTCGGCGTTCCACGAGGGGTAGTAGCCGTACGGGTTGTACGAGGAGTCGCGCGAGAAGAACACGCTCGCCGTCGTCGGGTTCAGCGGATAGGTGTTGAGACCGAACACGACGCTCATGTCCCACGGGTTCGCGCTCGTCACCTCGCGGGGGCCGGCGTTGTACGGCCCGTTGGACCACTCGTACTGGTCCGGGTCGTCGGGGACCTGCTGCTGCCAGTAGTTGTTGGTGAACTGGGTGCCGTCGATGGCCTGCACGTTCACCTGAATCCCGGCGTTGTCGCCGAACTCCTGTGCGATGTACTGGGCCATGTTGCGCTCGGTGTTCTGCCCGGCGCTGTGGTACAGGCTCAGTTCGACCTGGTCGCCGCTCGGGGTGAGCAGTTGCCCGTCGTTGCCGTAGCTGTAGTCGGTGTCGGAGATGGCCTCTCGAATCCGGCTTCGCGTCGCCTCCGGACCGTAGAGGTCGCCCGTCCCGAACTGCATGATTTCGCTCTCGTCGGGGTACCACTGCGACCACTGGGGCTGCCAGGTGTACTGCACCTGCGCGTAGTCGCGGAACACGCCCTGAACGAGCGCCTGCTTGTTGACCGCACAGCCGAGTCCCTGTCGGAACTTCTTCTTCTGGAAGAGGTTGCCGGGACCCGCATTCCAGCCGTTGTCGCGCATGTTGTAGACGCAGACTTCGTTGAACGGCTGGGGAATCTGGTAGACGTCGACGCCGTCCATCCCGTCGAACTCGGTGACGCGGTTCGGCGGCACCGCGACGCTGTCGGTCTGTCCCGCTTCGAGCGCACCCAGGCGGGCCGCCTGCTCCTGGGTGACCTGCACTTCGAGTTCCTCGAAGTAGGGGGCGTTGCCGAAGCGGTCCGGCACGTCTTCGGCCTCCCTGAGGTAGTAGTTCTCGTTTCGGGTGAACGTGATATTGCTCGACCGGTTCCACTGGTCGAGCGAGTACGCGCCGAGGTTCCCCCCCTCGACGAATTGGAGTTCGGTGAGTTCCGGGTTGTTCTCCAATCCTTGGGCGTCCTGCTCGCCGACGAACGGTTCGAGGAGGGCCTTGGGAACCGGGTAGAGGAGAGGGTCGTACGTCTCGGGGTACAGTGGGTTCGGGTTCGGAAGTTCGATCTGGAACTCGTAGGTGCCGGTCTGCTCGACGTTCACCTCGCTCGGCCACGAGGAGGCGTCGGCCGTCGCGGCCCAGTCGCTCTGGTGGAGTTCCGTGATCTGATAGACGAAGTCCTCGGCGGTCACCTCGCCGTAGTCGCCGCCGAACTGCAGTCCCTCGCGGACGCTGGCGACCCACACGTCGCCGCCGTCGGTCGTCAGGTCGTACAGTTGGGGGAAGTACTCCGTGCCGGGCCGGAAGCCGTAGCCCAAATCGAGCGCGTAGGAGACGACGTCCGCCGCGCCCTGTTCGTTGTTGTACAGCGGGTTCAGCGTCGCCAGCGACCCCGAGATGTCCGTTCGGTACGTGCCGCTGACGTCGGGGAGTTCGTCCATCGCGGTGTTCGTCCCCTCCGCGGTCCCGAGTTCGGAGCCGTCGGTCGCGGTCGCCGACTCCGTCCC
Protein-coding regions in this window:
- a CDS encoding transcriptional regulator; this translates as MSESDSDATTRQRIADALREGPQTASELSETVGVSQSSAYHHLRHVAQSVESAGDERFLVAPPECRECGFSAFDDPVNYPSRCPDCRSERIEEAVFKIE
- a CDS encoding HNH endonuclease, encoding MRLADLELEPGAAYEAAELREAFDRRMTGRGIEICYDDDDRRQRYLRLFSTDAGPYEDDVTGGQFTYVGEGQNGDQTLTGGNRYLANAAESPLPIFFFHRGEGESAWEYQGQVDVLACDEVEYGGRTVYQFTLQRRSEKREGIDREEAASDLDAPERVETTRTRIVRNTPLATALKRRYDFACQVCGETRRRGAGEDDGYAEAHHVRPLGRPHDGPDAESNLLVLCPNHHADFDYGTVAVDPESYRIAHAYDAAVDGETLFVRGDHALDARFLDYHNREVADF
- a CDS encoding type 1 glutamine amidotransferase domain-containing protein; the protein is MSDTTALFIVSEAGYWGEECTEPLTTLSDAGVDVTVATPTGEKPVVDERSVDPDEVGEETSEAVLEVHENDERLANPEPIATVDATDYDVVVFPGGHGTAWDINQDRHARQALLSAVGGDDGKALVVCHAVGLLGFTREADGGFLVEDREVTGFPNEWEEGIVDENDLMPDGRKLPYWVEDEVKAAGGVWDAELDKDASVTVDGDLVTARGPGSSHAAAETLLDELGIEA
- a CDS encoding ABC transporter ATP-binding protein; this encodes MTDRPLLSVRNLEKHYPITEGILSRQVGAARAVDGISFDIARGETLGLVGESGCGKSTAASSIVRLEEPTGGQVLFDGGRGEGPRDVTQFDEAELKAFRRDAQMIFQDPSSSLDPRMTVGSSVAESLAVHGMTDRARRREIVENLLEDVGLSAGDYDRYPHEFSGGQKQRIGLARALVLNPELVIADEPVSALDVSVRAEILSLVDRLQERYGLSMLFISHDMSVVRDVCDRVAVMYLGKIVEIGETEEVFSNPQHPYTEALLSAIPTPDPRQRRKGIDLTGKVPSPVDPPSGCRFHTRCHRVIQSDEYDLEQSHWRSLLNFRDEVVAGAVDVEAVRESVDADRDNGGDETAPDAAVEREIRDDFGLPDRLSDDAAERRLGDAFDLLVNGAEAEAGEALASAFVTPCEESTPEFTDHGDGHRSACFLTARDERALERPANVER
- a CDS encoding ABC transporter ATP-binding protein; the encoded protein is MNPNTATNTNANANARTDRPLLSVEGLRTTFDTDAGLLTAVDGVDFDVRRGETVCIVGESGSGKTVASESVTRLIPSPPGTVEGSIRFGEIETVREFAERFPKRVVDAADPTGRGEADPAPNDDRFVVVEERTNGEITRGYVDLARAPESALRRVRGADISHVFQNPQDALNHCYTVGWQIVEAIQVHEDVGKKAARERAVDLLERVGIANAAARFDDYPHEFSGGQKQRVMIAMALATNPDLLVADEPTTALDVTVQSQILDLVADLQQEYGMGILFITHDLGVVAEIADRVVVMYAGKVMERGDVYEIFETPSHPYTRALIDCLPGGGRAAGGIEGTLPNPVDPPDGCRFAPRCPHAVEECTVGEQPPEHVLSESHRVSCVYYGEGFDESAIVGSTDDEPTATGRTADD
- a CDS encoding ABC transporter permease, with amino-acid sequence MATQDSPRFDTVDWDEITSESGREVTKSLVALAAILAGLAALFIYDYVAVPDRTATFAAVGWGYDVTRLDWLLALSLLFVGFYGILPLYRNKRMTRYYWAEFKKNRPAVVSLAFLAAVFVGGILGPLLISPPESELLRQFQPPVFMEIQRNYVIECVGEAAGGVCQGTWQHPLGTTPDGRDIFAMIVYGMQVSMKVGLIATLMAVVIGASVGTVSAYAGGMVDEVLMRYVDVQQSFPTLVLYLLIIYTWGGDLFTMVILFGLFSWEGTARYVRSNALAKTQEEYMKASRLSGAGTYRTIRRHLVPNTASSIITDATLLIPAFLLAEAQLSFLGLGDTSVASWGQLISIGRDHLSYAPWITLAPGLVLFLTILAFNFLGDALLDALNPEARAEAES
- a CDS encoding ABC transporter permease, which gives rise to MGLGWYIARRVAWSFVVTFIIVSVTWGLLTAAPNPEVQQAAQQAALAGDNPAEAQDRVRQLRGLDRPLHEQYIGYMTNIYTLNWGWSDSRAQPVTEAVTEALYYTVQYSVPWTLLVVTLGPLVGLYSSANQYSWKDHLATGFAFFGYAIPNFFFGIILLLIFGVELGWIPITYNTGVPVFSVENAIQLAIPVFVLVTGSIGGIMRVSRNESSEFMNADFVKTARAKGVSTFRIYARHVLRPTMVPLSTTMVAQLLALFTGSSILVEVVFSIPGLGRLLYRAIVAQDTSVVLGTSLFFVFVATIGNLLQDLVYTVLDPRISFDDR
- a CDS encoding ABC transporter substrate-binding protein — translated: MHERGGDGERNGINRRSWLKALGVAGVTGLAGCSGDDGNASTGTESATATDGSELGTAEGTNTAMDELPDVSGTYRTDISGSLATLNPLYNNEQGAADVVSYALDLGYGFRPGTEYFPQLYDLTTDGGDVWVASVREGLQFGGDYGEVTAEDFVYQITELHQSDWAATADASSWPSEVNVEQTGTYEFQIELPNPNPLYPETYDPLLYPVPKALLEPFVGEQDAQGLENNPELTELQFVEGGNLGAYSLDQWNRSSNITFTRNENYYLREAEDVPDRFGNAPYFEELEVQVTQEQAARLGALEAGQTDSVAVPPNRVTEFDGMDGVDVYQIPQPFNEVCVYNMRDNGWNAGPGNLFQKKKFRQGLGCAVNKQALVQGVFRDYAQVQYTWQPQWSQWYPDESEIMQFGTGDLYGPEATRSRIREAISDTDYSYGNDGQLLTPSGDQVELSLYHSAGQNTERNMAQYIAQEFGDNAGIQVNVQAIDGTQFTNNYWQQQVPDDPDQYEWSNGPYNAGPREVTSANPWDMSVVFGLNTYPLNPTTASVFFSRDSSYNPYGYYPSWNAEELFQRANSAASEEELQPIFTEIFKNVAEDQPMGMLAFPADTVGYSAGIVGPAENFFSGWDFPTWYRNE